The window CTCGGATGAGtatgtcgtcgccgctctcTCGCGCGAGCCGCTCACGACGAGCCTGGGCGGCAGCCACCTCACCGACCAAGTAGGGGTCTTCCAGAGGACGAATACCTTGGGGCGCTTCCTCGACCCGAACCACGGGCGGCCGCTCGGTCGCCACCGGACGCCTCGTGGGATCGTTCATCTGATAACGGCCGTCGGTGATGCGGCGCTCGGCAACGTTGCGATACTGACGGGCCGCGGGGGCATTGTTGGCGAAGAAGGTGGGAGCGCGAAAGTCGCGCAGGGCAATGGCGCCCTGCGAGGAAACGGGGGGGATCGGCGGCAGGCCGGTGGCGAGCGGacgaggcgtcgacgactgccGGTGGCGAGCGGGCGAGGCAACGTCGGAGGCTGTCGCTCGGGGAGCATAGGCGGGAGCAGTGTCGGGGAACTGAGCGGTGGAGTGGTACGATGGCACGTCGGAAACTGCCACGGCGCGTCAGCCATCGTCCCCGTCATGCTCTCGCACGCATGGCGGTCACGCAATGCCGCGGGTGCTCATCACTCACCATACGAGGGCGCGGCCGATCGGATCGAGGCCGTCTCGAAgtcctcggcgccatggCGAGGGGTCGACAAGGCGCCCGTCATCATGGGCAGATGATGCAGGCCAGCCTGGGAGGAGAAAATGCGACGTCGTTTGAGCCTCTAGCCGAGTGGCCGGTAAAAGGTGGCCGTTGGCGGTACGGGTTGGTCGTGGAGAACGGGGTCGAGGCCGCGGGACGATGGATGACCTGCCGGAGGAAATATGACGCAAGTGAAGCTGGAGCTCAGGCCAGGGAGGCAACCAAGGTAACTGTGAATCCGGATGCCCGCGGACCAAGCATATAGCATGCGGACTCGTGAACTTGCCAAACCGAGCGTGACTCGGACGGTGCAGCGCCGAGAAGGCTAGGTTGAAGCCGCACAACCAAGGAACCAGCCGTGGATATCGACCAAGAGGGATGGGCTGCATGCAGTGAGCAACATTTGCGTTGCATGGGTGTGACGTCCCTCAGGAAGACATTGGTCCGGTGGGCCGATGCCTATGTGAAAGACAGAAGGGACGAGGAAGCAAGGGATGAAGGAATCGAGGAATCGAGGAGTCGAGGAGTCGAGGAGTCGAGGAGTCGAGGAAATGCAGAGACGAGCAAGCACGAGAAGATGACGGtggacgaggggggggggggggggcaggacGTCACACATACGCACATGGGATCGTGAACGAATCATCGAGACGTGCGATACAACCTACCTTCCCACCAGAGTCATGACGAGTATTTACCTCacaagggggggggggggcaaatCCAAGGAGACTGGAGTAGACGAGTAATATTAAGAATAACAGCGGCCCCGAGGGGGTGGCCACAGCCTACGGAACCTTGCGTTCTCGGGATGGATGGGGGCGAGAGGTCGTGTTCGGGGCGACGGGCGGTAACTGGCAACTAAAAGCACCAACTATACGTCTGTGGCGCGGGGTACCTCGACAACATGGCGGGGTAAGCGTGCGCCCAGCAGGGCATCGCTCCAGGGCCGACCAGCTGACAGGAGGCCGGCCACAGCCCCTACGAGTTGGCGCGCCGGGGCGTGGAGGGTCGGCTCCAGGCATTGGCTCTCGCTATTCCAGCTGGCtgcggaggggggggcgaggggcgagggacCGCTACGAGTTCTAGCTTGGCTGCCTTGCAGCGGTGGGCCATGTCTCTGTTTGCAAGCAAAGTACAGGAAAGACGCACGACAGGGCGTTCATGTACGCCAACTTGCACGCCAACTTGTACGCCAAAGGGGAGAGGATGGAACAAGTACAGCGCTTGGCCGTTCGTGCTaggtacgacgacgagaacaaCCTACCATTGCTATAATTACACCAACTTcagcgccgccaccgacAGACCTTTGCCTCATCCTGCTCGTCCTGTCTCCCCCCCCGTCTCACCAAGGCTCATGGCCTTTTTTTGGTGGAGCGCGATGAGGTGTTCTGCTGCTGCATGCGGCATGCTGCATGCTGCATGTGCTATTGAAAGTCGGGCAAGTCGGAAAATCTTGGCTACCTACTATATTAGTACTGTGCATGGCAATCAGGAAGAAGTGTGTGATGTTCCCAGGGTGTAATCCGTACACCCAAGCATTATGACTATCACTTCTACTGGGCACCTCTGATACGCAGTTGGGTACCTAATAAAGAGTGGTATGtgtagtacttaagtaagtacagtaataatggtgtggttgtacggagtacctgtacaagtacagtatgtacggagttccatgaggcgaggcgagcgtacctacaagtacctcgTATTTACCtaatacctacagtactcacAAGCAGGGTTAGGTTGTCAATGCCCCGAATTACTACTTACGTtcggagtgcatgtgcaatACTGTAGTACGGAATTCAAGTAATAGTACCGTGCAGTTGTGGACTTGCCTTGTTTGGTGTTGGAGTGCAAGGTGAAGCCGGCATGCCTCAGTACGGCTGCACTACCGTGGGTGGTCACTGGTGGTAGCACATGCATACCCAGTACCTTATAAGTAACAAGGTGCCTAGTAGCGGACAATCAGTGTCCAGCCAGTGGGAACTCGAGTTGTCCTGTCCCCTGACGTCGCGAGACTTTTGCAATAATGACGACTCTCGTCAACGGTGCGCAAACTAGGGGCGCGCAGAGCAGCTACAGAGAGGTCAATGTAGCATAGCAAAACACACAAGTATGCGGCTGGCTGACGACCATTGCCCGTCCTGGCATTCGTATGTGCATGCCATGAGCGCCCGACCCGTTTGCCATGGGGATGCTATCCGCAGCACCAACCAGGTTACGTGCAGGCCATGTACCGCGCACGAACAGTACGCcgtactacatgtacttgcagttgcTGGATGAAAGAGTGCAGATGCTCAAGCACACGCTTAGtccttacaagtactccgtactggagtaagtacagtaataattaggTACTAAGGGAGCACTGCAATAATAGTGCCTACTGTACACCAAATTACTGACTACGAGGCACTAGGAAGGTCcctacagtaatactcgctacctactacctagtaggtacatgcTACAGTGcccaagtactaggtacatacTCCAGTGCCTGAGTAATAGGTACATGCTCCAGTGCCTGAGTAATAGGTACGGTACTCTGTAGGTACCAATGCAGAAGAACGAAGCAAccaatacttacttgtacgctgCAAGTAGAGTACGCAGCAGGGAatacagtgcaagtgcatgcgcTACGAGCACTTGCATCCCTTCTGCGACTTCATCGACACGCAGGTCTGCGGCCGCTCAACATTCAGCACACGCATGCGTGCAAGTGCATTCCCCGTCCAATTCTGTCGCCGCTCCCGAGGATTCGCGCACCTTTGGCTGGGCCCGTGCAAACACTTGCCGCGCTCTGACCTCGATGGCGAATGCAACAGCAGTAGGTGCATCGCAACGTTCgctcggccacctcgtcTGATGGCTGGAGCTGCGACGGCGGACAGCGCGAGAATAACAGCGGGGCTGGCGGGAACGAACACGCTCGAGTCCCTGGATGGGTCCTTTTTTTTTCCGCCGCCGTGATAAATGCCcctccacctcgacgacgactcgaaCCTTGACTTCTTCCCTTGCACGTCCCTCGTGCCAACTCGCCATGGCTTCGCAAGACGTCCCCAAGACCTGCAAGGTCATCACCGCAGACACCATCGCCAAGGGTCTCCTGGCCGAGGTCAAGGAAACGCTGGCCAGGGTCCAGGTTCCAaacggcgccgagccgacgctcgccgccttcctcgccaacGGAGATCCGGCCGCGGTCAAGTACGCCGAGTGGTCCAAGAAGACGTGCGAGGAGAAGTGAGTGTTGATCGGACGCCCCCCTTCCCCGGGCCGTGCCCGTCGAGTGCTGACGGgtcgaccccccccccccccaagcGGCTTCAAGTTTGACCTCCGCACCGTCGACAAGGAGTccctcgaggaggagatcATGCGGGccaacgaggacgacgacatcgacggcaccatcgtcTACTATCCCGTCTTCCCCCAAAACCCCATCCACGACAAGTACGTGCAGGAAACGGTGGACCTGTCcaaggacgtcgagggcATGCGCCACATGCACCTCCACAACATGTACCACAACgtccgcttcctcgacgcgcCCGAGAACAAGAAGAAGTCGATACTGCCCTGCAcgccgctcgccgtcgtcaagatTCTCGAGCACCTGCAGATCTACAACCTCATCCTCGCGCCCGGCAACCGGCTCTTCGGCAAGACCATCACCGTCATCAACCGGTCCGAGGTCAACGGccggccgctcgccgccctgctggccaacgacggcgccaCCGTCTACTCGGTCGACGTCACCGGCGTCCAGCTCTTCACCCGCGGCCAGGGCATCAAGCACCCGCGCCACCAGgtcgaggacaaggagggcTGGGGCCTCGAGGAATGCCTGCCCCTGagcgacgtcgtcatcggcggcgtgccggccgagtccttcaaggtgccgaccgagctCATCCGAGACGGCGCCGTCTGCATCAACTTTTCGTCGCACAAGAACTTTGACGGCCCGGCCATCAAGGAGAAGGCATCCATCTACGTGCCGTCGGTCGGCAAGGTCACCATCGCCGTGCTTCTGCGGAACCTCGTGGTGAGTACGACCACGACCTACGCGGGGGCCGCGAGACGCGCCGCGCGCTAACGGACCTGCGCAGCGATTGATTGCCAACCGACCCTCCAAGGATGGTACGGCCGAGGGCGTGATTCAGGCGAAGAGCGAGGCGTTTGTCGATGACTATGCGTAGCCGCCGGTTCGCCAACGTCCCGCCGAGGAAACTCGCGGCATGCATGTTGGCATTTTCACGAAGCGTAGAGAACATGATGCCACCGCTTGCTGCGGTTTGATGCTTCCCTCGTTGTCCGATGCGAGACCGGGCCCCCGTCGCGGTGCCGATGCTCACGAGGGTGGGTGGGAACCCTTTGGCGACGCTGTCCTCGTTGTTACCCTGCGAATGATGGCATGGTGGATGCCGTGCACGCCGAGATGGGCCCCCATGCGGAGCAACGTGcgaaggaagaagaagatggcgAACGGATACGAAGCCTGAACGTGGTCCGTTGCGAGCGTGCATTTTACGTAGCATGGATGCATGGTACGAATCTCACCATGGGGTGATTGGGTCTGTGGTGAGGAAATCGCCGACAGTATGCGCGATGCGGccgctgtagttgtagttgtacaatagttgtactctgtacattactgtacatggacaactacagcactgtacttgtctggtacggagtactgtacgcttgcatgtacatgtgcctcATCGATTGATCATTGAGAATCACACACGTTGTCGGTGTACTTGGAGGAAAACTTTAATACAATGGATATTTGATCAAAGCATTCGGTCACCGCAAGAGTGCAGATGCAGTAcggtgtacacctactgcacacATCTTGATCCAATTTGACCTCATCCTTCCAAGGGGTAGGTGtagtattgctccgtacttacttacagtacatttactccgtacttgtaactACTGTAGGCACTTAAACTACAGCactttgtacagtacatgtgcgcgtaccatgctccgtacttgtcatgtacagtgcataccaagtacaagtataaataggtaattacttgtatagtatacctacagtacggagtacttacgtacattACAGTTCCCAAGTACAATACTCCTACAGGCAACAGTATTTTCGGAATTTCTTTGTTCCCCTGGGCTAGGcctattactccgtaattaagTAATACAAGGAGAACTGCAGGAAGCGGTGGATCacgtaatacagtacttcctTACTTACGCGCTAGCCCCGAAACCACCGGCCTTTGATGGCACGCACCGTAAATACTTGGGGAGTACagaccaagtacggagtgccgcaCCGTAAATACTTGGGGAGTACggaccaagtacggagtgccgcaCCGCAAATAGTGCCCGTGCATTGTACTGCAAAGTAATTACaccgtacctacttacttatgctccgtacctgtacagtaagtacaccgtacacATAACCTTCTCGTAGGCAAACTAGCGATACCAATCCTCCACCCTACGACCTCCATCTCTGAAAAAACGTCGACACTTCTGCATCACTTGCACGCGTGCACAAGACACGttcagcggcggcaccggcgaaCCTCTTCTCCAGGACAGAACACAGTGCATCGCTGACGTTGACGAATCTATCGAACCGGCACGTTTGGTGCGAATTGCGTCTCAACGCGTCTTATAGGCGTTCCGTCGCGTTAAGAGGTTCAACTTCTCCGTCACCCTCATGGCTTCCCAACCCCAACCGAGCGGCATCGACACGGACGCGTCCATGTCGGACGCTCCCGAAAACCGCCGTGGCGAGGAAGTCGTGAGTGCACGCCACCAGGTCCCGGCCGATTTCGTGCGGCTCGAAATGGACCTCTCACTGACTGCGTATccaggacgtcgacgaaACCCCAGATTATACCGACTCGGACACCAACCCCAACACAACAGCCAgcagcgtcgtcggtgaGCCCTTGACCGATGGCCGCAAGCGACGCACCGAGGCGAACCAATTGCGCCGCAGCATTTTTGGCAGGAAGCATGACCGTCTCGGCGAATCCAAGGTAGGCAAGCGGCAGCCTGCTGTGGTGCTGCCCGTCCGTACCCACGACACGTCGATGCTAACCGCCGCCTTGCAGGAGGATGACACCATCCGCAGATTTCGATATCTCCTGGGCCTCACAGATCTCTTCCGTCATTTCATCGAGACGAATCCCGACCCCAAGATTCGCGACATCATGGCCGAGATCGATCGTCAAaacgccgaggccgcgcgGTCAAAAAAGGGCGGCGCGAGGCAAGGCGGCGCCACGAGCGAgaggcgtcgacggaccgaggccgaggaagacgccgagctgctcaAGGACGAGAAGCACGGAGGCTCCGCCGAAGTCGTCTTTCGAGAGTCGCCCACCTTTATCCAGGGCACCATGAGAGACTACCAGGTCGCCGGTCTCAACTGGCTCATATCGCTGCACGAGAACGGCATCTcgggcatcctcgccgatgaGATGGGCTTGGGCAAGACGCTCCAGACCATCTCTTTTCTCGGCTACCTCCGCCACATCGCCGGCATCACCGGCCCGCACCTAATCACCGTTCCGAAATCCACGCTCGACAACTGGAAGCGCGAGTTTCAGAGGTGGACGCCCGAAGTCAACGTCCTCGTTCTCCAGGGTGCCAAGGACGAACGCCATAACCTCATCAACgagcgtctcgtcgacgaaaaATTCGACGTTTGCATCACGAGTTACGAGATGATTTTGCGGGAGAAAGCCCACCTGAAGAAGTTTGCTTGGGAGTACATCATCATTGACGAAGtaatccccccccccgacgTCTTCGCGAGCACCGCTAACGTTCCTCAGGCCCATCGGATCAAGAATGAAGAATCATCCCTTTCGCAGGTCATTCGCCTCTTCTCCTCGCGCAACCGACTGTTGATTACGGGAACGCCTCTGCAGAACAACCTCCACGAGCTCTGGGCGCTCCTCAACTTTCTTCTCCCCGACGTTTTCGGCGACTCCGAGGCGTTCGATCAGTGGTTTTCCGGACAGGATCGCGACCAGGATACCGTCGTCCAGCAGCTGCACCGTGTGCTCCGTCCGTTCTTGCTCCGAAGGGTCAAGAGCGATGTGGAGAAGAGCCTTCTGCCGAAGAAGGAAGTCAACCTCTACCTCGGCATGTCCGACATGCAAGTCAAGTGGTACAAGAAGATCCTGGAAAAGGACATCGATGCCGtcaacggcgccggcggaaAGCGCGAGTCCAAGACGAGGCTTCTCAACATCGTCATGCAGCTGCGCAAGTGCTGCAACCATCCGTACCTGTTCGAGGGCGCCGAACCTGGCCCGCCCTACACGACCGACGAGCACCTCGTCTTCAACGCCGGAAAGATGGTGGTGTTGGACAAGCTCCTGGCCCGCATGCAGAAGCAAGGCAGCCGCGTCTTGATCTTCTCCCAGATGAGCCGTCTGCTGGACATCTTGGAGGACTACTGCGTCTTTCGGCAATACAACTACTGCCGGATCGACGGCGGAACGGCCCACGAAGATCGCATTGCTGCCATCGACGAGTACAACAAGCCTGGCTCGGAGAAGTTTGTCTTCCTTTTGACGACGCGAGCGGGTGGCCTGGGCATCAACCTCACAACGGCCGACATTGTCGTCC of the Drechmeria coniospora strain ARSEF 6962 chromosome 01, whole genome shotgun sequence genome contains:
- a CDS encoding methylenetetrahydrofolate dehydrogenase; the protein is MASQDVPKTCKVITADTIAKGLLAEVKETLARVQVPNGAEPTLAAFLANGDPAAVKYAEWSKKTCEENGFKFDLRTVDKESLEEEIMRANEDDDIDGTIVYYPVFPQNPIHDKYVQETVDLSKDVEGMRHMHLHNMYHNVRFLDAPENKKKSILPCTPLAVVKILEHLQIYNLILAPGNRLFGKTITVINRSEVNGRPLAALLANDGATVYSVDVTGVQLFTRGQGIKHPRHQVEDKEGWGLEECLPLSDVVIGGVPAESFKVPTELIRDGAVCINFSSHKNFDGPAIKEKASIYVPSVGKVTIAVLLRNLVRLIANRPSKDGTAEGVIQAKSEAFVDDYA
- a CDS encoding chromatin remodelling complex ATPase chain ISW1, whose amino-acid sequence is MASQPQPSGIDTDASMSDAPENRRGEEVDVDETPDYTDSDTNPNTTASSVVGEPLTDGRKRRTEANQLRRSIFGRKHDRLGESKVGKRQPAVVLPVRTHDTSMLTAALQEDDTIRRFRYLLGLTDLFRHFIETNPDPKIRDIMAEIDRQNAEAARSKKGGARQGGATSERRRRTEAEEDAELLKDEKHGGSAEVVFRESPTFIQGTMRDYQVAGLNWLISLHENGISGILADEMGLGKTLQTISFLGYLRHIAGITGPHLITVPKSTLDNWKREFQRWTPEVNVLVLQGAKDERHNLINERLVDEKFDVCITSYEMILREKAHLKKFAWEYIIIDEVIPPPDVFASTANVPQAHRIKNEESSLSQVIRLFSSRNRLLITGTPLQNNLHELWALLNFLLPDVFGDSEAFDQWFSGQDRDQDTVVQQLHRVLRPFLLRRVKSDVEKSLLPKKEVNLYLGMSDMQVKWYKKILEKDIDAVNGAGGKRESKTRLLNIVMQLRKCCNHPYLFEGAEPGPPYTTDEHLVFNAGKMVVLDKLLARMQKQGSRVLIFSQMSRLLDILEDYCVFRQYNYCRIDGGTAHEDRIAAIDEYNKPGSEKFVFLLTTRAGGLGINLTTADIVVLYDSDWNPQADLQAMDRAHRIGQTKQVVVYRFVTDNAIEEKVLERAAQKLRLDQLVIQQGRAQIAAKAAANKDELLSMIQHGAEKVFQTKSAASKEGDGADEYDIDEILAQGENRTKQLSSKYEKLGIDDLQKFTSESAYEWNGENFANVKKDINLNWINPAKRERKEQSYSMDKYFRQAMFPNPKADAKPKAPRAPKQVPVHDYQFYPQRLRDIQDRETAFYRKEIGYKIPLVDGDSDTLSEREAERALDQQEIDNATPLTDEERQEKEELSEQGFGQWNKRDFQQFVNGSGKYGRADYEGISQEIGSKTPAEIKTYAKVFWQRYTEIADYTKYIKVIEDGEERTRKIDNQRKLLRKKMQQYRVPLQQLKINYSVSTTNKKIYTEEEDRFLLVLLDKFGIDSEGLYEKMRDEIRDSPLFRFDWFFLSRTPTELSRRCTTLLTTIVKEFEEAPSRGANGVNGKLKREMDDENDEDSVLGMAPAKKKSKTGAKNKALEHVKPGKSASAAPSRASSVASSVAGSAKGKKQKGRKR